The DNA region CGGCACAGCTTAAAAAAAATGGAGAAGTGCTGGAAGTCGGACCGGGCATAGGCACGTTAACAGCCCAATTGGCCGAAAAAGTAAAAAAAGTAGTCGCAATTGAACTTGATAAAAATTTACTCGCCGAACTTCAAAAAAACTTAGGTAACCGAAACAACGTAGAAATAATTCAAGGTGATATTTTGAAAATTAATCGTCAAGCGTTGCCACTTTCAAAAAGTTACAAAATCGTAGCCAATTTGCCATACAACATTACATCAAATTTTTTACGTTTATTTTTATCTCAAGAACCAAAGCCAAGTGCAATGACATTAATGCTACAAAAAGAAGTAGCCCAACGCGTATGCGCTAAACCTCCCCAAATGAGCATATTAAGTTTGTCAGTCCAAGCTTATTGTTACCCAACCATAAAGTTTTATGTTGATAAAAAAAATTTTTATCCCCAACCTAACGTGGATTCAGCTGTTGTGGCATTGGATCAAGTGTCGCATACATGGAATTTTAAAACTCCTGAACAGGATTTTTTTCGCTATTTGAAGATCGGCTTTTCGGCTAAACGTAAATATTTGGCCAACAATTTACACAATGGCACTAAGATAAAAATTGGCTTAATTAAGCAAATTTTTAATGACTTGGAGCTATCTCAACGCTCACGGGCACAAGAATTATATTTAGAGCAATGGGATAAAATTGGGCAAAAGCTAAATCAGCACAAGGCAAAATAATAATTTTCTTAAGCATTTATTTATTGACAAATTAAGTAAAATATATCCTAAAATCTTCTTCAATTGGTTAGAATTTTGTGCTATAATTTATCTAAAGTTAGATGATTTTTAGATTTTCATAGTAAAGGCTAGGAGCTCAAAATAAAAATAAAAATACAACCTAAAAAATTTCCCGCTAAGTGCGGGATGATGTTATCCATCACTTTTAATTTTATCTTGTGGCGGGCCCTCAAACAAAACAACAAAATAGAAATTCAAATTTTGGCGGCAGTTCATATAGTTTAGACACACTTTACGGTTCACCGATTGGCGAAGTTGAAGAATCGATTTTAAAGGAAAGAATAACTGCCGGCAAAAAGTACTTTTTAAAAAACGCAGATTCAATTTTACCTAAAACGTTAGTCGTGGTTACCGCGCTGACGTTTTTTGTTGCTGTTTGGCAGGTAAGTGCCAATTTCAATATTTCTCCAATTTTTCCCGAGGGCGAACCTAACTCGACTCAAAATTTATCCGCCGCGCTCCAGGCCAACTTAATTGCTGATGGCTCAGGTGATACCGACGGTGACGGCGTTAGTGACGCTGATGAACTAGGGATTTACGGCACCAGTATTTATTTAGCCGATTCTGATTCGGACGGCATTTCTGATTATGATGAAATTCAAAATGGCACTGATCCCAATTGTTTAGCCGGCGAAGACTGTGAAAATAAATTACGGCAAGAAGCTAATAGTGTTTTATCGGGAGGCAATTTGCCTGCTAATTATACTGCGACCGGGGCCGCTATTTCGGCAGATGATTTAAGAAATATTTTAGCTGACGAAGGAGTGCCGCAGGCTGATTTAGATTTGTTGAGTGATAATGATTTAGCACAAATTTATAATCAAGCCGCAAGCGCGACGCAATCTGAGATAGAATTTGACGATAGTTTTTTAAACTTAGATTCAAGCTCAACTGATGTCAAATCTATAATCTCACAAATGTCTGCATCTCAGTTACGCCAAGCTTTGTTAGAAGCAGGTTTAACTGAAACGCAGTTAAATCAAGTGAGCGATGAGGAAATTATTAACCTAGCCGATGAGGTTTTAAAGACATTTTAGATGAAATCTTTCTTGGTTAAAAACTTTTTTATCTGCCTGGCTACTTTTCTCTTGCTGAGTTCATTGATTGCTCCCTTAAACCAGTCTTTAGCAGCCGATGTGCCTGGCGCTGATGGCAGTGGCGTCGCTTCGGTTTCAGACCCAGCTGTTAACACAGTTTCCCCTGACGTCACTACTAGAGATGCCGGAGAGGAAGCTAGAAGAGTAGCAGCCGAAGAGAAAAAAGAGCAGTTAAAAAGAGCAGCCGCCATCGCATTTAAACAAGCACTTAATTTCTTTTTGCAAAATCTTGCCCATGATTCAGCGGTGGCGATTGTATCTGGGGGGGAAGGCCAAACATCTTTATTTTATGAACAAAGTTTTGGTGATTATGTTTTAGGCCAACTTGACAGAAGTGCCGGTATTTTTGCGGAAACATTGTTGGGCGATGGCTTTGGCATTAATTATGCAGGTCTATGTGACCCAGGCATTCCTTTTAGATTAAGTTTAACGCTTGGCTTACCAGGCTTTGAGCCGCCGTCTCCACCATCTTGCACTTTAACTGAATTAGCCGGGAATTGGCGGTCAAGATTAGGCAGCGCGGACTTTGCAGATTTTTTTGTCGCTTCCTTAGATCCGCGTGCTAATCAGTTGGGGATAGGGGGGGAAATTCAAAAAAATTATTTAGGCGAGTTAATTGCCAAAGCATTTGTGAGTAGCGGAGAGCGTTCCGATGGCGATTTTGAAGATATAGTTGATAAAATTACTGGTGAAATTTTAACTCCTGGAGATTTGTTAAGAAGGCAAGCCGAAGAAGGTTTAATCGTTAGGCCGGCTAATATTCAGGAGGCTCGCACCGGAGATATTGTGGCTGACGCCATTGACACGTTTGTGCAAACTTTAGCCGGCGAGATGTTTAAAAAATTATTTGAAGGCTTGCGCTCGTTCAGCGGCAGTCGTGGCAGTCGGCCAGCCGTCAATGTTAGATTGCCCGGATCTTCTGTTTCTTCTCAAATCAGCGGATTACAAGCCGCCCGCGACAGGTTTGCGAGTATTTTTGAGGTTGGCCGACGGGTTGGCGGGCCCCAAGAAATTTTGGTGGAACTTTCTCAATGTAACAACATTAATAATCCAGGCCCAAATAATTGCGTGATTGATCAAAAATTTCGCCAAGCTGTTGAAAATGAATTAACTGTGCAACAAGCCATTAATCAGGATTTACTTGACCCTAATGCTCCGTTCGGATTTATTTCAGGCGGTTTTGAGCCTCCTTACAATCAGGGGTTACCCTATCGCAGTATTCTTGTATTAAGAACTCATCGCATTGTTCCAGCATCATGGGAGTTAGCCGCGCAATATATTGGTGTTAATGGGGACGAACAAAAGTTGGGAGACTTAGTAGACGCTTTTAACGATGTTAATTCCCCATACTTTGGTTTAGTTGATCCAAATTGGGTATTAAAAGCTCCAGAAGCTTTTTGTGCCTTGGAAGGTTTTAGTAATTATTTGAATGACGATAAAGTTACCGGCAGCGGTTCAAGCTCCCAGCGTGTTGTCACCCGGGCTGAATACTGTGCCGATCAGCAAAGCTGTTTAGAGGAAGATATTGACGGCAGTTGTAAAACCTATGGTTACTGCACCAAAGAAAAACCAACTTGGGATTTTCAAGCTAACAGATGTAGTGAGGACTTTGCTACCTGCGAAACTTTTCGCGGCACAAGCGGCAACGTCACTACCGCAAGTTACCTTAAAAACACTTTAGATTTTGAAGGTTGCAGTGTTGATTCGGTTGGTTGCCAATGGTATTGCACTGAATACAATCCGTTTAATGGAGTTTGGACTTGTACTGAAGAGCAAGAAAAAGTATTACGAGAATGTAATAACCCTAACGGTTGTAGCGCGTCGGTGTCTTGTTTTGTGCCGCAAGGCGAACAAGCTTGCCAATCTGACGAAGGTGCCTTTTTATTCTTGCGCAATCCGTGCAGCGCTACTTCGCCTGGATGGGATGCGGCATCGCAAAGTTGTTTCCGTTCGGAGTCTTGTACGATTGAGCCAGGCGGAGTGCAATGTATTGTGCCGTCATGCTCTGACTTGCCAAACCAAGTCGCTAACGGCAGTTTTGAAACTTCTCACCCAACACCGCTAATTAATAACGATCCAGCCGCTAGCTGGGTGCGGGTTGGTAATAATCTGCCTTTTTCATTAACTCGCGTCACAGGCTCAAATGAAAAAGTATTTTCTGGTAATTTCTCACTTCGTTTCTTCACTAATGGTGGTGTCACGCAAGCCGGTAATTCACAGCTCATTTTACAAAATGAAGCTAACACTTTAACCGGTCTGACTGCCGGCAACACCTACACGGCTTCAATTTGGGTCTACAACAGTTTGCAGTTGGGCAATGTGTTTTTGCAAGTGAGTTCCGGGTCAGCTGGTTGTAACACACAAGGCTTTGTGCCCCAAAAAGGCACTTGGCAACAAATCGCATGTAATTTTGATGCTGGC from Candidatus Buchananbacteria bacterium CG10_big_fil_rev_8_21_14_0_10_42_9 includes:
- the rsmA gene encoding ribosomal RNA small subunit methyltransferase A, which gives rise to AQLKKNGEVLEVGPGIGTLTAQLAEKVKKVVAIELDKNLLAELQKNLGNRNNVEIIQGDILKINRQALPLSKSYKIVANLPYNITSNFLRLFLSQEPKPSAMTLMLQKEVAQRVCAKPPQMSILSLSVQAYCYPTIKFYVDKKNFYPQPNVDSAVVALDQVSHTWNFKTPEQDFFRYLKIGFSAKRKYLANNLHNGTKIKIGLIKQIFNDLELSQRSRAQELYLEQWDKIGQKLNQHKAK